In a genomic window of Armatimonadota bacterium:
- the nuoG gene encoding NADH-quinone oxidoreductase subunit NuoG, whose product MSAASRWGRHMAAEAPRAAVTLVIDGREVTVPKGMTVYQAARSTGIDIPIFCYHDRMPPLGACRMCLVEVHKMPKLQTACTLEASEGMVVSTTSPAVRAAQESILELLLINHPLDCPICDKGGECPLQDQAFRYGPGRSRFIEVKRDRAKPIALGPVLVLDRERCILCWRCVRFGEIIAGDDALKGFERGFASEVGTPRALTVESKFIGNAISICPVGALTSRTYRFKARPWDIEPVASTCAHCGVGCSIWLDVRGGEILRTRAREEPEVNDVWLCDRGFLGHGYVAAEDRLTNPLVRWEGRLQEASWDEALGLVADRLRASRERGPGRVAFLGGRRLTNEDASAAAGFFRDLVGTPHLDHRVDSPPDGASLGVSWGLRSSLDELGRGDVFVLVGCDITEEYPVVWLRIKAAIDRGARLVIVHAKRLEVRRHAHCELLDRQDRIAPLVAALAAAGAATPPESGDVAGLAAPPAESVDLAAAAATIASGERVHVLLGRFAMDGPDGPDLLRSADALARRVNGTLHIARGQGNDLGAQRFGLLPGEGGMDAPGILRGAAAGAFDLLYVAGSDPATAVTDGAAWQSARRGVGFVVVHEAFLSATALAADVVLPVLVLPEKDGTVTNLEGRTLTLRAAVKGPGQARADREIFDLLSARMRFVLGPGTAARIEPDGLAISGAGAHSGDVREGTAPFLIVAVADRLFTQGSMTGRCRGLSDLAGTAHCLIHPADAARAGVTDLGLVELATEHASVVVQARVSDVTLPGQVIVHRGYDGVPVHALVRWSPVPVGVEIRPVAPPGGEPQ is encoded by the coding sequence ATGAGCGCCGCATCGCGGTGGGGGCGGCACATGGCCGCTGAAGCCCCACGCGCGGCGGTGACGCTCGTGATTGACGGACGGGAAGTGACCGTGCCCAAGGGCATGACCGTCTATCAGGCGGCCCGCTCAACGGGCATAGACATCCCCATCTTCTGTTACCACGACCGCATGCCACCGCTGGGCGCGTGCCGCATGTGCCTGGTCGAGGTCCACAAGATGCCCAAGCTGCAGACCGCCTGCACGCTGGAGGCATCCGAGGGCATGGTGGTCAGCACCACCAGCCCGGCGGTCAGGGCGGCGCAGGAGAGCATCCTGGAGCTTCTGCTCATCAACCACCCCCTCGATTGCCCGATCTGCGACAAGGGCGGCGAGTGCCCGCTCCAGGACCAGGCGTTCCGGTACGGCCCGGGCCGCAGCCGGTTCATCGAGGTCAAGCGCGACCGCGCCAAGCCGATCGCCCTGGGTCCTGTGCTGGTCCTGGACCGAGAGCGATGCATCCTGTGCTGGCGCTGCGTGCGCTTCGGCGAGATCATCGCCGGGGACGACGCGCTCAAGGGATTTGAGCGGGGTTTTGCCAGCGAGGTCGGCACGCCGCGGGCCCTTACGGTCGAGTCGAAGTTCATCGGCAACGCCATCTCGATCTGCCCGGTGGGCGCCTTGACCAGCCGGACCTACAGGTTCAAGGCCAGGCCCTGGGACATTGAGCCGGTCGCCTCGACGTGCGCCCACTGCGGGGTCGGGTGCTCGATCTGGCTGGACGTGCGCGGTGGCGAGATCCTCCGCACGCGGGCCCGCGAGGAGCCGGAGGTCAACGACGTCTGGTTGTGCGACCGGGGGTTCCTTGGGCACGGCTACGTCGCCGCGGAAGATCGTCTGACCAATCCGCTTGTGCGGTGGGAAGGCCGTCTGCAGGAGGCCTCCTGGGACGAGGCGCTAGGCCTGGTGGCCGACCGGTTGCGCGCCTCGCGCGAGCGCGGACCAGGCCGCGTGGCATTCCTCGGCGGCAGGCGGCTCACAAACGAGGACGCCTCTGCCGCGGCAGGGTTCTTCCGTGATCTGGTGGGTACGCCCCACCTGGACCACCGTGTGGACTCCCCACCTGATGGCGCGAGCCTCGGGGTGAGTTGGGGGCTACGCTCGTCCCTCGACGAACTGGGCCGGGGTGACGTCTTCGTGCTGGTCGGCTGTGATATCACCGAGGAGTATCCGGTGGTGTGGCTGCGGATCAAGGCGGCCATTGACCGGGGCGCGCGGCTGGTGATCGTCCATGCCAAGCGGCTCGAGGTCCGGCGCCATGCGCATTGCGAGCTCCTCGACCGTCAAGACCGGATCGCCCCGCTTGTGGCTGCGCTGGCAGCGGCCGGTGCCGCGACTCCCCCGGAGAGCGGTGATGTGGCAGGGCTGGCCGCGCCTCCGGCGGAGAGCGTTGATCTAGCAGCGGCGGCCGCGACCATCGCATCCGGCGAGCGCGTCCACGTGTTGCTGGGAAGGTTCGCGATGGACGGACCTGACGGTCCGGACCTGCTGCGCTCCGCGGACGCCCTGGCCCGGCGGGTGAACGGCACCCTGCACATCGCGCGCGGGCAGGGCAACGACCTCGGAGCGCAGAGGTTCGGCCTGCTGCCCGGAGAGGGAGGGATGGACGCGCCCGGGATTCTCCGGGGCGCGGCCGCAGGAGCGTTCGATCTCCTGTACGTGGCCGGGAGCGATCCTGCCACGGCGGTGACCGACGGCGCGGCATGGCAATCGGCCCGTCGTGGGGTCGGGTTCGTGGTGGTGCACGAGGCGTTCCTGTCGGCAACGGCCCTGGCGGCCGACGTGGTGCTGCCGGTGCTGGTCCTGCCCGAAAAGGACGGCACGGTGACCAACCTGGAAGGCAGGACCCTGACGCTGCGGGCGGCGGTGAAGGGCCCGGGACAGGCCCGCGCCGACCGGGAGATATTCGACCTGCTATCCGCCAGGATGCGCTTCGTGCTCGGTCCTGGCACCGCCGCGCGGATCGAGCCGGACGGGCTCGCCATCTCGGGCGCCGGCGCGCACTCAGGTGACGTCCGTGAAGGGACCGCGCCCTTCCTCATCGTAGCGGTCGCCGATCGCCTCTTCACCCAGGGAAGCATGACCGGCCGGTGCCGTGGTCTGAGCGATCTTGCCGGTACTGCCCACTGTCTGATCCATCCTGCCGACGCGGCCCGCGCCGGCGTGACCGATCTCGGCCTGGTGGAACTGGCTACAGAGCACGCATCGGTGGTCGTCCAGGCCCGCGTGAGCGACGTCACGCTCCCCGGCCAGGTCATCGTCCACCGCGGCTATGACGGCGTCCCGGTGCACGCGCTCGTGCGCTGGTCTCCGGTGCCGGTCGGCGTGGAGATCAGGCCTGTTGCTCCACCGGGAGGGGAGCCCCAGTGA
- a CDS encoding NADH-quinone oxidoreductase subunit J codes for MDWVIFVPAAAMAVAGGVGVIASRKPVHSAIALLVVLASLAVTYLLLAAQFIAVLQVIIYAGAIVVLFLFVIMLLHARWGEGPVEKLPRQRGAAAVFAALFLAALLAGSVAAARPLAPAPEGFGTAQQVGEVLFVTYLLPFELASVILMVGIIAAVVVVKRGPPAGRGGR; via the coding sequence ATGGATTGGGTCATCTTCGTCCCCGCAGCAGCGATGGCCGTAGCCGGAGGGGTGGGCGTGATAGCCTCACGCAAGCCCGTACACAGCGCGATCGCGCTTCTGGTGGTCCTGGCATCGCTGGCGGTCACGTACCTGCTGCTGGCCGCGCAGTTCATCGCCGTGCTCCAGGTGATCATCTACGCCGGCGCGATCGTTGTGCTGTTCCTCTTCGTGATCATGTTGCTGCACGCCCGGTGGGGCGAGGGCCCGGTCGAGAAGCTGCCGCGCCAGCGCGGCGCGGCGGCGGTCTTCGCTGCGTTGTTCCTGGCGGCCCTGCTTGCCGGCAGCGTGGCAGCGGCCAGGCCGCTGGCGCCTGCGCCCGAGGGGTTCGGCACCGCCCAGCAGGTGGGCGAGGTGCTGTTTGTGACCTACCTGCTGCCGTTCGAGCTGGCGTCGGTGATCCTGATGGTGGGCATAATCGCCGCGGTGGTCGTGGTCAAGCGAGGGCCGCCCGCCGGAAGAGGAGGGCGGTAG
- the nuoK gene encoding NADH-quinone oxidoreductase subunit NuoK, with product MVPASAYLVLSAVLFTMGVVGVLVRRNALIVFMSIELMLNSVNLAFIAFARQHLGIDGQVIVFFVLVVAAVEVVVGLALIVEIFRSRSTVDIDDVDLLRG from the coding sequence GTGGTACCGGCCTCGGCATACCTGGTGCTCAGCGCCGTGCTCTTCACCATGGGCGTCGTGGGCGTGCTGGTCCGCCGCAACGCCCTGATCGTGTTCATGTCCATCGAGCTGATGCTGAACTCGGTCAACCTGGCCTTCATCGCGTTTGCCAGGCAGCACCTTGGTATTGACGGGCAGGTGATCGTGTTCTTCGTGCTGGTGGTCGCGGCGGTGGAGGTCGTAGTGGGACTGGCGCTGATCGTGGAGATCTTCCGGTCGCGGTCCACCGTGGACATTGACGACGTGGATCTGCTGCGGGGTTAG
- the nuoL gene encoding NADH-quinone oxidoreductase subunit L codes for MGFVPLILVWPLLGWLVNGLAGRRLSRTVSGLVACATVGASFATAALALAAYTQAAAAKAAFAAEGASQAALSVVVPLFTWLGAGDLWVQASLQVDALSLTMALVVSGVGFLIHVYSIGYMAHDPDVSRYFAYLNLFIFAMLLLVLAGNLLVLFVGWELVGVCSYLLIGFWFARPAAAAAGRKAFVVNRIGDAAFLLGLFLLFTTLGTLDIPEIRNRVGELPDGLRLAAALLLFAGATGKSAQLPLHVWLPDAMEGPTPVSALIHAATMVTAGVFLVARLDTLFLSSPTVLAVIAIIGALTAFYAATVALRQHDLKRVLAYSTISQLGYMFLAMGAIAPAIGIFHLVTHAFFKALLFLSAGSVMHAMHDVIDVRRLGGLARTIRWTAAGFIVGGLALAGIPPFAGFFSKDLILEHAFALGMASGNYIPYALGLLTAFVTAVYITRAVALTFFGAPAEAGAHPHESPPVMLWPMALLAVLSVAGGALGAHAAGEPLLRFLAPLLGAVEVEGAAAPHPPAAILMGISVAVAFAGVLTGWIVHRNRRDPHLGAMGTLLEQRWYVDALYDRSIVTPGHATGRWMAGPVDLGVIDAAVNGVGRLFGALGGASRRLQTGYARQYALGVLIGAVLIVGYWVLR; via the coding sequence ATGGGTTTTGTGCCCCTGATCCTGGTGTGGCCGCTGCTGGGCTGGCTCGTCAACGGGCTGGCCGGCCGCCGGCTGTCACGCACTGTCTCGGGACTGGTGGCGTGCGCGACGGTCGGCGCGAGCTTCGCCACCGCAGCGCTTGCGCTGGCGGCCTACACGCAGGCCGCGGCGGCAAAGGCAGCGTTCGCGGCAGAGGGAGCATCGCAGGCGGCGCTCTCGGTGGTTGTGCCGCTGTTCACCTGGCTGGGAGCGGGCGACCTTTGGGTGCAGGCCAGTCTTCAGGTGGATGCCCTGTCGCTGACGATGGCGCTTGTTGTTTCCGGCGTCGGGTTCCTCATTCATGTCTACTCGATCGGCTACATGGCGCACGACCCCGACGTCTCGCGTTACTTCGCCTACCTGAACCTGTTCATCTTTGCCATGCTCCTCCTGGTGCTGGCCGGCAACCTGCTTGTGCTGTTCGTGGGCTGGGAGCTGGTCGGCGTGTGCTCGTATCTGTTGATCGGGTTCTGGTTCGCGCGCCCGGCCGCGGCTGCCGCCGGCCGCAAAGCGTTCGTGGTCAACCGGATCGGCGACGCCGCGTTCCTGTTGGGGCTGTTCCTGCTCTTCACTACGCTGGGCACGCTGGACATCCCGGAGATCCGCAACCGCGTGGGCGAGTTGCCAGACGGCCTGCGTCTGGCAGCCGCGCTGCTGCTGTTCGCAGGGGCCACCGGCAAGTCGGCGCAGCTCCCGCTGCACGTCTGGCTGCCCGATGCCATGGAAGGGCCGACCCCTGTCTCGGCCCTGATCCACGCCGCCACCATGGTGACCGCGGGCGTCTTCCTCGTCGCCCGCCTGGACACGTTGTTCCTGTCGTCGCCGACAGTCCTGGCGGTGATCGCGATCATCGGCGCCCTCACCGCCTTCTACGCCGCTACGGTGGCGCTGCGGCAGCACGATCTCAAGCGGGTGCTGGCCTACTCCACGATCAGCCAGCTCGGCTACATGTTCCTGGCGATGGGCGCGATCGCACCGGCGATCGGGATCTTTCACCTGGTGACGCACGCGTTCTTCAAGGCGCTGCTGTTTCTCTCCGCCGGCAGCGTGATGCACGCGATGCACGACGTGATTGACGTACGGCGTCTGGGCGGATTGGCCCGGACCATACGGTGGACCGCCGCAGGCTTCATCGTCGGTGGACTGGCGCTGGCCGGGATTCCGCCGTTTGCCGGCTTCTTCAGCAAGGACCTGATCCTGGAGCATGCCTTCGCGCTGGGCATGGCCAGCGGCAACTACATCCCCTACGCGTTGGGCCTGTTGACCGCGTTCGTGACCGCGGTCTATATCACGCGGGCGGTGGCGCTCACCTTCTTTGGCGCGCCCGCGGAGGCGGGCGCGCATCCGCACGAATCCCCGCCGGTGATGCTGTGGCCGATGGCGCTCCTGGCGGTCCTGTCGGTGGCCGGAGGGGCGCTGGGCGCGCATGCCGCCGGCGAGCCGCTGCTGCGCTTCCTGGCACCCCTGCTCGGCGCCGTGGAGGTAGAGGGCGCAGCGGCACCGCACCCCCCGGCAGCAATCTTGATGGGCATCTCGGTTGCGGTGGCGTTCGCGGGCGTGCTGACTGGCTGGATCGTCCACAGGAACCGGCGCGATCCCCACCTGGGGGCGATGGGTACGCTGCTGGAGCAGCGCTGGTACGTTGACGCGCTCTACGATCGGAGCATTGTCACCCCCGGCCACGCGACGGGCCGCTGGATGGCCGGGCCCGTGGACCTGGGAGTGATTGACGCGGCGGTGAACGGGGTGGGCCGTCTGTTCGGGGCGCTGGGTGGCGCTTCCCGCCGTCTGCAGACCGGCTACGCCCGGCAGTACGCGCTCGGCGTGCTGATTGGCGCGGTGTTGATCGTAGGGTACTGGGTCCTGAGGTAA
- the nuoH gene encoding NADH-quinone oxidoreductase subunit NuoH — MISVVLVAAVKSIALVVMVLLGFAYATLLERRLLARFQLRYGPNRAGPFGLLQPFADGIKLIFKESFMPATADRFIYLLAPAISMVAALFVYAVIPIGPEIRILGTPVSLYIADVNVGILLVLGASSIGVYGVILGGWSSNNKYALLGCLRSSAQLISYELAIGLAVVSVVLTAGSLSLVDIVNAQQRLWYVALQPVGFLLFFIGALAETNRAPFDLPEAEQELIAGFHTEYGGFKFAMFYVGEYVGIITMSLLVTTLFFGGWHGPLLPGPLWVGIKTFAFACLFIWIRATLPRVRHDQLMAFGWKVLIPIGLLNVVATAVIVALVGG, encoded by the coding sequence GTGATCTCCGTGGTCCTGGTCGCCGCGGTCAAGAGCATAGCCCTCGTGGTCATGGTGCTGCTCGGGTTCGCGTACGCGACCCTGCTGGAGAGGCGACTGCTCGCCCGCTTCCAGCTGCGCTATGGTCCTAACCGGGCCGGCCCGTTCGGGCTGCTTCAGCCATTTGCCGACGGGATCAAGCTGATATTCAAGGAAAGCTTCATGCCGGCGACCGCCGACCGTTTCATCTACCTGCTTGCGCCGGCCATCTCGATGGTCGCCGCGCTGTTCGTCTACGCCGTGATCCCCATCGGGCCGGAGATTCGCATCCTTGGGACCCCGGTGTCGCTCTACATCGCCGACGTCAACGTGGGCATACTGCTTGTGCTTGGCGCCTCGTCCATCGGCGTGTACGGCGTCATCTTGGGCGGCTGGTCGTCCAACAACAAGTACGCGCTGCTGGGTTGTCTCCGGTCGAGTGCCCAGTTGATCAGCTACGAGCTGGCCATCGGGCTGGCCGTGGTCTCCGTGGTCCTGACAGCCGGGTCGCTCAGTCTGGTGGACATCGTGAACGCGCAGCAGCGGCTCTGGTACGTGGCCCTCCAGCCGGTGGGGTTCCTGCTGTTCTTTATAGGCGCTCTCGCCGAGACGAACCGCGCGCCGTTCGACCTGCCGGAGGCAGAGCAGGAGCTGATCGCCGGGTTCCACACTGAGTACGGCGGCTTCAAGTTCGCGATGTTCTACGTCGGCGAGTACGTCGGCATCATCACGATGAGCCTGCTTGTCACCACGCTGTTCTTCGGTGGGTGGCACGGGCCGCTGCTGCCCGGTCCCCTCTGGGTAGGGATCAAGACCTTTGCCTTCGCGTGCCTGTTCATCTGGATTCGGGCAACGCTGCCGCGGGTGCGGCACGATCAGTTGATGGCCTTCGGCTGGAAGGTGCTGATCCCGATCGGTCTGCTGAACGTCGTCGCCACGGCCGTGATTGTGGCCCTGGTAGGAGGGTAG
- the nuoI gene encoding NADH-quinone oxidoreductase subunit NuoI: MPGLFKQSIALLRGFLITGRYLFRPPVTVLYPEVKTKVAQRFKGRHWLTRYADGVERCVGCELCEIVCPSQAIYVKAAENTPERQISKGERHAEQFQINMLRCIFCGFCEEACPTGSIVLGQDYELAGYSRASLVYTKPMLTEPYPGASGRDPGREV, from the coding sequence GTGCCGGGCCTGTTCAAGCAGTCCATAGCGCTCCTGCGGGGTTTCCTGATTACCGGCCGGTACCTGTTCCGGCCTCCCGTGACCGTGCTCTATCCGGAGGTCAAGACCAAGGTCGCGCAGCGGTTCAAGGGGCGGCACTGGCTGACGCGATATGCCGACGGCGTTGAGCGCTGCGTGGGATGCGAGCTCTGCGAGATAGTCTGCCCGTCTCAGGCGATCTACGTGAAGGCCGCGGAGAACACGCCCGAACGCCAGATCAGCAAGGGCGAGCGACACGCCGAGCAGTTCCAGATCAACATGCTGCGATGCATCTTCTGCGGCTTCTGCGAAGAGGCGTGTCCCACCGGCTCCATCGTGCTGGGGCAGGACTACGAGCTGGCCGGCTACTCGCGCGCCTCGCTGGTCTACACGAAGCCGATGTTGACCGAGCCCTATCCCGGGGCCTCGGGCCGCGATCCGGGGCGGGAGGTGTAG